From the genome of Neomonachus schauinslandi chromosome 1, ASM220157v2, whole genome shotgun sequence:
ctcccaccctgcttggcagggaaaaTGGAGTTGCTCAGGGGCAGAACTGGAACCATGGAGAGTGTCTTCTCGTGCTACGGAGTTCTGAAAGCAGCACTGTTCTGAAGAATAAAACTACGCAAGATTCCAAAGGAGCCATGTTCTTCGTAAAGGGATTCTATTTTTCTCACGCTTACCGACTGCTTGACTTTGGTAGAATCGACTTGGTCATAAACGCGAGTGCAGTACACAATCAGGATGAGGAGACTCAGAAGAAAGGCACTGCAGCTTACGAATTCAAAAAAGTAAAGTCCTCCACACAGTGTACACTGTGACACGACTTCCTCACACACAAAGGCCAGCAGGGACAGCAActacaaaagaaacaaagctgtTTACTCAAGTGTTTTCCAGAGAAACCGACAGTATTCAGAAAACTCATCTGTTCACTCCACTCTCTGGAAAGTAGAGACTGTGGCAAACACGATTACTGAATGGACCCCATCTCCACAGAACTGCACAATCTGGTTGCCTGAGGGAACCCAAGTACACAAATAATTAACTACCCAGTGCTAAATGCTAGACTTGGGGGAATTACAGGGTACCAGGAATTACAGGGTGTTGTTggcaccctcccaccccaaggcACGCAGAGATCCCACCACCCCCACTGAGCCGAGAGAGCGAGTTCAGTCAACCTGGTTCAAGCACCCAGTGTGAAGGAAGGGGATGGCAGCAAGAAAATGATGAGACGAGACTAGAGAGGTAAGCGGAGGCTAGATCTAAATGTCCTCACttactagtttaaaaaaatctgggtTCTAAGGGTTTTAAAGCAAAGGGGCGAACATTCAGGCTTCCAGCTGGGAAGCTTGATGGAAGAAACCAGGGGAAGACAGTGAGCTGGGGAGTGGTGATGGAGAACAGTTCCTGCAATCACTGCAAGAGGCAAGAAGCGGCAGAAGCCCTTTGTCAGGACCAATACAAATAGAGTAGGAAACAAGATAACAGACGTGAACgctttattttaacttaaagcAAAAAGGCATGTTTATTCACCAATCTTTGGAAATAGGGCTTTTCTCTGGGTTTGAGCCTACTGATTGGAATTCCACGTCATGTTTTCTGCACTAATCACTTTCATCATCTATAATTACCACTTGCAGACTAATGTTTAGTTGAAGTGGAGCAAGACCTTGGACACTAGAGAAGCGGAGGGCAGAATCCTTCTAGATTTGGACTAGTTTTACTAGCCCTTTACAGTTACCTTGCTCTCACTTAATTCCGCAGcaaatattttagtaatttattttctggaCTTTCCAAAGCATTCAACTTAGTTTTCACAAAAACAATTCCTTTTCCCACTCAATTTCAGTCTGTgtgatatttaattaaatgtctGACCATAAAAAGTATAATTGGTAGTAGTGGGAATAACCCAAGTCAACTGATGGCAGAGGCAAAAGTGCTCAGACAGGCATGGGTCAGAACGCCGTGCACTGAATGCACAATGGTAAGGTCCGGTGAATTTGGCAACTCAATTAAATGCAAGTGGGATTTAACAGCACTCCCACTGTTGTATATAAGGTATTAATATACTGGGGCCCCACTGCAGGAAAAGGAGTCGgggttcttttgtctttttttttttttaagaggcaagGATGCTGGGAAGAGAATACATTGTTTTAAATGTGCTGTATATGAGGGGGTTGCAAAAGAGTTAAGGGAGGTGTCTAGGGGGCAAAAGGATATACAGGTCTGCAGCTCGGGGGAGAGGTCTAGGGTGGAGATGAAGACGTGGGCATCGGCCAGTGAGATCACCCAGAATGAGGAAAGCCAGCTTTATGCAGAACTCTGAGCAAACCCAAGATTTAAGGGATGTGCAGAGGGGGTGACATCAGCAAAGGACAATTAGGAGCAGCAGTCCAAGGAGGTAGCAGGCCAAGGAAAAAGTATTCCTACCAAGAGAAAGTAAGCACGGGTAATGAATGCTACTCAGAGGTCGGGTAAGAACAACACAGAGACACTGACATGAGACTGAGCTACAAGAAGGCTGCCGGTGACATCAGCAAGCCCATGTCAATGTAGTCAACCAGGGAGGCTGAGATTACAGTACTGTATGGTGGGAAGTGAGGGGAAGACAAAGCAATGGGAGAGAGTCAGGAGAGTCAAGAGGTATAGCGTGGGAAGAGTGGCCAGATAGGAGAGTAGTGGACGAGGTCAAAGGGAAGGGAATTTCAAGATGGGAGAGAACTGAGCATGATTAAATACTTAGGCAGAAACCAATAAGACGGGTCGGTCTAAAGACAAGGTAGAAAAGAGGCTCTCTATAGATAGGATTCAGAGCCCAGGTTTGGGGCTAACTCTTCTCTGgaaataggaagagagagaagagaggttCACTTGGGCAGTTAGTGTGGGTTTTGTGAAAGCCAAGGGAGTTTCCTTCAAGCATTAAGACCATCAAAATGACTGGTGACCTAAATCAAAGCCTATCGGGAAATGCCATTTTGCCCCTCAGATCAGTAGAAGCAACCAGATATATTAATGACAACAAGTGTGCTACCAAAATCAGCAGATACattgcatattataaaaatgttatcctacaaaatattttttttttaaagattttatttatttgacagagagagacacagcgagagagggaacacaagcagggggagtgggacagggagaagcaggcctcccgccgagcagggagcccgatgcggggctcaatccccggaccctgggatagacctgagccgaaggcagacgcttaacgactgagccacccaggtgccccaatattttcgtttttaaaaaagattctatttatttagagagtgagaaagaaagcatgagtcgggggaggctcagagggagagagagaacctcaagcagactccccactgagcgtggagcccaacgcggggctcaatcccacaaccctgagatcatgacctgagccgaaaccaagagtcgggatgcttaaccaactgaaccacccaggctacaaaatattttcatcaaacaGAAGTCAATGGTACACCACTCTGAAGAACAATCgagcaatttcttaaaaactaaacacACCACTGCTGTATGACCCAGCAACCGCATTCCCACATTCTGCATACgaccaggagaaatgaaaacatgtctgtGCAAAAACTgacacatgaatgttcataacagtttTATTCGTAACAGCTCTGGAATCTGGACACCATGCAGATGTCCCTGTTTGGCTAAGCAAACTGTgctacatccataccatggaatactacttagcagtAAAAAGGAGCAAACTTCACATatgcaacaatgtagatgaatGTCCAAATTATGCagtgaaaaaaatcccaaactcaAAGGTTACACtctacatgattccatttatttaggcttttaaagatttatttatttatttattttgggtggggaggggcagagggtgagggagagagaatcccaagcattctctgtgctgagtgtggagccccactcagggctcgatctcacgaccccaagatcacgacctgagctgaaaccaagagtcagtggcttaactgctccacccaggcacccccatgattccatttatatagcattCTTCAAATAACAAACTACAAAGCTGGAGAACTAAACAGTGGTggccaggggagaggggaaaggtgTGGCTGTAAAGGGGTGGCAGGAGGGAACCCTGTGGTGATAGGACGGTTCTGGACCAGCTGTGGTGGTGACTCTAGGAAGCTACACaggtcacacacacatacacaaagtgCAGAGGATCTCcctgtatgttttgttttgcaagttcctgtgaatctataattatttcaaaataaaaagtttaaaaaaaaatggtcaaaccTAAATTGGTATGAAGGTCTCTAAGGGATTTTTCCCTCTCCAACTGGTTAATACAAAATTTCATATATCCCACAACTGAAAAGAATCCATATAAGGATGAAAACAGAGCCTACTGGTATGATTTCCTACAAGTTAGTAAGACATAAAATAGTCCAACATATCCCAAACAACCGCCTTCAGACAGCTGTTAGGTTAGGTAAGGTGTTCCCAATTATTACACCATAGGATACAAAGTGACACACCAAGACAAATCCCAGAAAGTCATTGTGTAAAGGTACTTCCTTAGTCTCCTGTAATTATAATTACAGGGTGAGTTTTTACATGACTAcagtataataaaatactaaacaTCTAATATTCCATTTGCTTTATTCTTGCCTCTGTGTTAAATCTTATCCAACTTTTTAGGAGTTCCTCCATGacaaatttgcaaaatataccTCAGGTATACAAAAGCCAATTAACTGTGAGAAGATATCAGCCTAAAGCTCTAACTGGGGTCTGAGACTAGTTGATCGTGAGCCATTCTTATCACAATAACTAGGTTATCAGGAACGCTCATCTATGTAAGCCATAtgataataaaatcttttctgcAGAGATACAGACTGCTTGTCTATTCTCAGTAAGAAAGGGGCAGGACCCAGCTCAGCCAGCAGCAGTCAGGGTCTTCCTTACCAGTCCTGTTCCAAACTTATGAACAGGAGTCAAGCCTCAGAGCAGTATTAAGAGGCAGATCCTACCCGGACATCCTGAGAGATTAAAGGGGTACGATATCAAGTTTGGATGTTTACTAGTTCCTAGTCCCAGTTTAAGACCAAAAAAATCAGCACTACAAACTATATTCAGTATGAAGTTTTCTCCTGACTCCTCCCATCTGTCTGATGCTCCGAACCTTCCTATATAATCTCCCACAGCACTCTACAGTATTTTTAcgttatacatctgaaactaatacatgtcaattatacctcaattacaaaaatcttttttaagaagtGCATTTGGGTATCATGTATCCAACACTATAATATGTATAGGAACATGTAATGACAGAGCAACAAGATCAATGTATAAGAAAACAATACACCTCATAATTGACCATCCATTATATATAGATTCAGGAAATCTCAGGAAAATGCTCGGATCCACCTGGACTAACAGTAGCTAGAAAGGATAAGTGGAAAAGCAAGACTCAAAGCAGGGCTAAGAGATACATAGGATCTGGAAAGGCAGAGAACATTCCAGGTGGAGGacaaaaaagaacagattcaTGAAGGCAAGAATTTGCATGGTAAACCCCACAGGGATAATAAGGCAACTGACCTGAGTGGGgagtgatgatggaaatgtttaagGAGCTGGGTGTGGTTATGTGGTGATCAGGCCAGGGAGTATGGACTTTTGGATGAAAGCAACAGGGACTACCTGCCTGGTTTAGCTGGTTAGAagacaggaggagcagaggaCTGGGTGGGGCCTGAGTAGGAGGGAAAAGAGTAACTCGCACCTGACAAGCAAGTCACAGGGGGTCTAACACTTCTTAGGAAGACTCTTTAATAAGCAAGTGAACATACTCCAAATCATTAATTTAAACAGTGATGTGGGGGGGTGAAGCATGGCTGATTTTAATCATATTtcctaatttatatatattttttggtaaacAAACactttttgtattaaaaaagaaaaaaaaattaagtgtaaaaGTTAAGGGAAGGAATAATTTCAAGAAATGGGTAATCACCAGCATTAAATACCAAAGTGGTTAAGGATAAAAGAGGTAAGGTCACTGGGTAAGGAAATCATAATGAATGTTAAAGGTTGAAAGACTCAATTATTATTTTCTGGTAGTTTTACTCTCAGTAGCATGAAAACCTCACATTAAATATCGCTTACTGACTATTAAGAACCTAACAACATTACACCCAATGTGACCGCTTCTGATGACATAAAATTTTACCCAAATAGAACTATGGGAATTGTCAAGCCTTTAGAGCTGGGAGGTCCTTGGAGGGCACAGTCTCCCACCCTTGTGACTACAGGCGATGGAGGAACGAATCTCTGATTGCTAGGTCCCACCCTGGCCAGATATGGCCcaaaacccaggtctcctgactcccactTTGCGcttgttcccctccccccccgactccaaacaatgtttttttttgttttcttttaaagattttatttatttatttgacagagaaagagccagctagagagggaacacagcagggggagtgggagaggaagaagcaggctccccgcagagcagggagcccgatgcggggctcaatcccaggaccctgggaccatgacctgagctgaattaaaggcagacgcttaacgactcagccacccaggcgccccccaaacaCTGTTTATTAAGCTCATTTTACAGCTATGTATGTTTGCGTGGGTTTTCCCTTAAGACTGGATTTTTGAAGTTACAATCAGAGTTTTTGCGcatttcccctttttaaattttacattaagaCCAATGTGCTAGGATCAACACATTTGGGAAATCTTAGTGACTAAAACGTGGCTTAGTCACAGTTCTGGTGATTTAAACATTCAGATAGTGACTACCCTGTGTCTCTCTTCATTTCAGTTTCACTACCCCTTCTGAAACGTCCGTCTTCCTTAACATTAACAGTCTTTATATTAAACACAAATTCTCCATCATCGGTCtttgttaaagtctcctactaaaacatttcttataaaaagaactttttaatgctttttaatgcCATTCATTATAAGGCCCCACTACAAAATTAATTTGTGAATTAATGAACTTGCTACTAAAACCTGTAGTCCTATGTAAGGTCCAAGTAAACAAATCCGTCAGTCAGCCTGAAGTTAGGCTAGGCCTCCCTTGCCTTAGGCAAATATTTACTTACAAAGGTTCAAAGATATAATTTGCTGACCTTATGGATCTTCCTCAAGGTTAAAAATAGAGGATTTCAATTTACAGATCAATTTTCACATTGAAATAATGAAGAGAGCACCAATATAAGAGAAACTGCTTCTAAGTGACTTGTTTCTTGGCACTTACAGagtaacattattttataatttgataaatttaaatCCCTGGTGAATTCTAAATCAAACTGTCTGCCTGAAGAGTCATTATAATCACAGTACTGAGAGGCCATCACGACATTCAGCTGGTACCATAAACACAATGTCAGCTTGTACACATATTCAGATCATTGCACCAGCTTACCAGCAAGGAATTAGGTTGCCTAATGTCAATTTTcccctgaaaacaaaaacaaactccctcaaaaataacaacaaaaacttcacacatacacaaatatacatttttgtgtatatatatatgcgcaTAAGGAACAATCTAAGGATAAAATAAActgataaagaaataaactgcATAAATTTAGGACTGCGATGACTCCTTACATTGCATTCCCAGCTGAGTATTTCTTCTTCAGCTCTGGAAGGGCAGATGGTAGTTAAGGGATGCTTAGGTTTTGGACAAGCCTTTGACAAAATTAAGGTTTTATCTGAATGGTAGCAGACACAGCTATATAATTCCAGGGGTATGTAACTCAAGAGCTAGTTATGCTCCTTTATCTCTAATCTCTCCTTCTGTTTGTAGGCTCCACTCTCTACTGGTTTGGTGTTCAGCTCTGTACCAGCACACCCCACAGAGCCTCAGAGATTTGTAAAAATCTTAGTGAGAAGAACCTCGGAGGAAATCCAATTCAATCTCCTTGGACTCTTAAGAACTTCCTAAGTACACAGAGtctgattttttaagttttagaataaggttcctttctcttttggggTTTTGAGACTTTAATAAGATTTATGGGTCTAGAATAATATACCCAAACACAGAAATGCACATTTTGGATACGTCACAGGGCTTGCATGTCTCTTATTAAAGTACCTCTTCTGATTATGGGTTTCTATATTACAGTTGTTTCCTTATTGGAGCTCTGcaaatctacttaaaaaaaaaactacttaaaaaaaaaaataagttatctaAAGTAAAACAACCTAAAGGCAGAATATGACTTTGCCTGTTGCCCCAGGCTGGATGAcagctttaatttatttcattataactTCCTTGGAACTTTCTGGGTAACTCCTATAATATACACTATTGTGAAAAGATAGAGGCCATCACTCAAAGCAGGAACTAAAAGACAACAATCAAAATGGAAagcaataatgaaatattttttaaaatctctattaaaGAAAGCTTATAACATTACAAGttccccataaataaataaacgcatACCTGTTTTACTGTACTTTGCTTTACTGCATTTCATAGataattaacatttttcaaattgaaggtttgtggcaacacTGAGTCAAGCAAGTCTATTggtaccatttttccaacagcatttgctcacttcatgtctttgTCACATTTCAGTacttcttgcaatatttcaaacattttcattattatatttgctatggtgatatgatcagtgattacaactcgctgaaagctcagaAAATGGCTGGAATTTTTTTgcgataaaatattttaaattaaggagcctgggtggctcagtctgttgagcacccgactcttggtttcagctcaggtcataatcctggagtcctgggattgagacccttgttgggctctgcgctcagtgcagagtctgcttatccctctccctcctctctactcctccccctgctccggctctccctctcaaaaaaatatattttgaattaaggtatgtacatttttttagacataatgttattgAACACTTAACAAACTACAGTATAGtgcaaacataacttttatatgctctggaaaaccaaaacattcattAGGCtcgctttattgtgatatttgctttattgcggTGGTGTGGAACCCAACCTGCAGTACCTCCAAGATAAGCCTGTAAATGGATTTCAAGAAGAGacattagtttttattctttccctctttctccttatGATGGGGAACAAGCTGGAACAGTCCACCAACCCCTACAAGGCAAattcatcccccccccaccccgcttctcCACATCTAAGTAAAAAGTCTATCACCAAAATTTCTGGTTGTATGTCTATTCCAAGGACATGGAACTACAGTTTATTAAACTACAAATAAGGTAATGGGAAATTTTACCTCAGCTTTGCCATTTctgattagaaaagaaaaacagacaacgGCAAATGAGATTTAACAGGCAGGACACCAATATTGATGATGTCTGTAGAGCAGCAAGAATACTTCAGATATGGATATTAATCTTTTCTGTTCTAAAGATTTCTATTTGTGTAGAAACATTTGAGCTCCACTGCAGAGAACACCACTGATATCTAACAGTCCTGTTAGAACTGACAAGAGAAGAACAGAAAGGAGCACCTCTGGGTAGAAGGACCATATGATACAAAGGAGTAATGCCAGGAGGGAGCCCCTTATGCCTGGTAACAACTGGGAACTACCTAAaaagaggctggagagagagagccttACCCTCTTGGGTTCCGTAGGCCACACTGTCACCTGCCTCCAGGTGATTTCCAAACTATTCCCAGATGTGATCATTTTGACAACCAGAAGTAGTGCCAGTTTTCTGagagctatttttttatttaataaaagtagGTCATCTGAGTTCTAAGAATGTAAGTTCTCGTTATCGGAGTTCTAAGAATTTAAGTTCGTCCCAAGGAAACCAAACTGGCTATTTTTACTTGAGATGACtaaacgcaaaaaaaaaaaaaaaaaaaaaaaaaaaaaaaaaccaagcaaaaccAACTTAGGAACATTCTAGGAAGTCTGATTTTTCCTCTGgcagaaaatgttcatcattgcTTAAAACAGAACATAGTATGTCAGTATGTGCGTGACTGGAATTAAAATCCAAAGATGTTTTGATATTTTCACTACAAGGTTTAAGGTACCTTTACTGCCTAAAGGAAACTAAAACTCAATGAAATTCAGAGAGGGGTAAACCATGCCCAACTTTTGCTACCTGCATGCAAATACAAGCTGTCCTTTTCTCTGTGTACTTCGCACACACATATTGCTCATTCAGAGGTAATTCTTTTCCAGTCAATATAAAACACTTGGGAGACAATTTATTGGAAACACCCATCCCAATGCCGTGCGTGGTAACGGAAGACTTCGTCCAACAAATTAAACTGCCCCCCACGGGCTCCTGCCAGGAAAACCACAGGAACCAGGGAAAGATAAAAAGCACTTGGGAATCTAAATACAGGCACTTCGGGCGATAATGCAGAGTAACAGCTGGGAGAGGAGACGAAGGTCGTAACAGAGGATGGAGTGAAAGAAGTCTGAGCTGTTGACTTGGGTTTCCGAAGCATTTCCTGGACCCGCGGAACACGCTCGGGGGCCCTACGTCGTCACCGGGGACCCAGCGGGGGTGAGGCTCGGGTGGAGAGGCCGCCCGGCGGCGGGAGGTAACGCCCCCCTTTCCAGCCGAGAGAGAAGGAACTAGGTGTGTGGAAACCGCCGTTTCCTGAACAAGCAGGTCGAGGAGAAGCAGCTCGGCAGCCTCCCAAGCCCGCAGGCCGGCGGCCCCGGGGCCAGACCCCCTGTCCCCGGGCCCGGCTCGCCCACCCCGGCAGCGGACTTACGAGCTGCAAGCCTTTGAGCGCGAGCCGACGCAACGGAAGCCGGCCCCGGGAGAAGCAGGAGGCGAGGCCTCTCCGGGGGCCCCTGCCTGGGCCCGGGTCCTCCTCCGTGGTGGGGCCGTATACCACTCCATTCTCCATCGCCCAGGAACGCGGTGGCCGCAGAGGTGGCGCCGCGGACTTCACCG
Proteins encoded in this window:
- the CMTM6 gene encoding CKLF-like MARVEL transmembrane domain-containing protein 6; the encoded protein is MENGVVYGPTTEEDPGPGRGPRRGLASCFSRGRLPLRRLALKGLQLLLSLLAFVCEEVVSQCTLCGGLYFFEFVSCSAFLLSLLILIVYCTRVYDQVDSTKVKQSDFYITMGTGCVFLLASIIFVSTHDRTKAEIAATVFGFLASIMFLSDVVIMFCERRQESQMRKPEATRRAGPLTEPLNA